A window from Nitrosopumilus sp. encodes these proteins:
- a CDS encoding enolase: protein MTKISSIEGRVIYNSRGSKTIEVDVKSDGNFLGRVCAPSGASVGKYEAVSFPNGKPESSLKILRENAQKFIGIESSDLKAIQEVLKNLDNSTNYSVIGGALAFAITIASMESASKALGEPLFKTLSSESSFKFPFPLGNILGGGAHAGPGTPDIQEILICATGSKTIEEAIETNLLVHSELRRVLEKEDPTFTNGRGDEGGWAPKLENQKALEVSAKACENLGFTLGKEVSLGVDFASSTQWNEEKGKYIYDRAGFENSTSEQIDFAADIIEKYKLIYAEDAVHEEAFEDMAELTSKFPDTLVTGDDLTVTNKNILAKAIKAKSCNAAILKVNQAGSLFDALEFANLANQNNIRLITSHRSGESIDSQISHIGIATKSKMLKVGVVGGERISKLNELLRLSGDDLICGMAEI from the coding sequence TTGACCAAGATTTCTTCAATTGAAGGAAGGGTTATCTATAACAGTAGAGGAAGTAAAACAATCGAAGTAGACGTTAAATCTGATGGTAATTTTTTAGGAAGGGTTTGTGCTCCATCTGGAGCAAGTGTTGGAAAATATGAAGCAGTCAGTTTTCCAAATGGAAAACCTGAATCAAGTCTTAAAATTTTAAGAGAAAATGCTCAGAAATTCATAGGCATCGAATCTTCAGATCTCAAAGCAATTCAGGAGGTATTGAAAAATTTGGACAACTCTACAAATTACTCAGTCATTGGTGGCGCACTTGCTTTTGCAATAACAATTGCATCAATGGAATCAGCATCAAAAGCATTAGGAGAACCATTGTTTAAGACACTCTCATCTGAATCGTCGTTCAAATTTCCATTTCCATTGGGAAATATTTTAGGTGGCGGAGCACATGCAGGACCAGGAACACCTGACATTCAAGAGATTTTGATTTGTGCTACAGGTTCAAAAACAATAGAGGAAGCAATTGAAACTAATTTGCTTGTACATAGTGAATTACGTCGTGTTTTAGAAAAAGAGGATCCTACTTTTACAAATGGGAGAGGTGATGAAGGTGGATGGGCTCCAAAATTAGAAAACCAAAAAGCATTAGAAGTATCTGCAAAAGCATGTGAAAATTTAGGATTTACCTTAGGAAAAGAAGTATCGTTAGGAGTAGATTTTGCATCATCAACACAATGGAATGAAGAGAAAGGAAAATATATTTACGATAGGGCTGGGTTTGAAAATTCTACATCAGAGCAAATAGATTTTGCAGCAGACATCATTGAAAAATACAAGTTGATTTATGCAGAGGATGCAGTTCACGAAGAAGCATTTGAAGATATGGCCGAGCTTACATCTAAATTCCCAGATACATTAGTTACAGGAGATGATCTTACGGTTACAAATAAGAATATTCTAGCAAAGGCAATTAAAGCAAAATCATGTAATGCAGCAATTTTAAAAGTGAACCAAGCTGGTAGTCTTTTTGATGCATTGGAATTTGCTAATTTGGCAAATCAAAATAATATTCGATTAATAACATCACATAGATCTGGCGAATCCATAGATTCCCAAATATCTCACATAGGCATTGCAACAAAGTCAAAAATGCTCAAAGTTGGTGTAGTTGGAGGAGAAAGAATATCAAAACTAAACGAGTTATTGCGACTATCAGGGGATGATTTAATATGTGGCATGGCAGAGATTTAA
- a CDS encoding isopentenyl phosphate kinase — MILIKLGGSIITNKEKPLSTRRKTINNISKSLRKIDEPIIIVHGGGSYGHYWSVKYNMHTKERKYDLRGVAIVKNSMIELNKIILDSLLKNNLNPYCLPPTDFMSGNKPILKKIKEIEKIAKSGFIPVTYGDALWYGQKKTYILSGDKIMTHLAKILKPRLCIFALNEDGLYSDLKSKKLIYELKNELPSITKNKMDVTGGMTRKLEEALKISKSGINVFFANGNKPERIVKAIKNRTFEGTLFRGK; from the coding sequence ATGATTCTGATAAAATTAGGCGGATCAATAATCACAAATAAAGAAAAACCACTATCAACACGAAGAAAAACAATAAACAATATTTCTAAAAGTTTAAGAAAAATTGATGAGCCCATAATTATTGTTCATGGAGGCGGCTCATATGGACACTATTGGTCTGTCAAATATAATATGCACACAAAAGAAAGAAAATATGATCTGAGAGGTGTTGCGATTGTTAAAAATTCAATGATTGAATTAAATAAAATTATTTTAGATTCATTGTTAAAAAATAATCTAAATCCATATTGTCTTCCACCGACTGATTTTATGTCAGGAAATAAACCAATTTTGAAAAAAATTAAAGAGATTGAAAAAATAGCTAAATCAGGTTTTATTCCAGTCACATATGGAGATGCACTATGGTATGGTCAGAAAAAGACATACATTTTATCAGGAGACAAAATAATGACTCATCTAGCAAAAATACTAAAACCAAGACTCTGTATTTTTGCATTAAATGAAGACGGGTTATACTCAGATCTAAAATCAAAAAAATTAATTTATGAATTAAAAAATGAACTTCCATCAATAACTAAAAATAAAATGGATGTAACAGGTGGAATGACAAGAAAATTAGAAGAAGCATTAAAGATTTCAAAGAGTGGGATAAACGTCTTCTTTGCAAATGGAAATAAACCCGAAAGAATTGTAAAAGCGATTAA
- a CDS encoding DNA-directed RNA polymerase subunit N: MLIPVRCFTCGNLVADKFDDYQSKLKAGEDAVKTLDSLGITRYCCRRMLLTTVETIQQVIPFYEAIQRRKQEVELELE, translated from the coding sequence GTGTTAATTCCTGTTAGATGTTTTACATGTGGGAATTTGGTTGCAGACAAATTTGACGATTATCAAAGTAAATTAAAGGCCGGAGAAGATGCAGTAAAGACTCTTGATTCCTTAGGAATCACAAGATATTGTTGCAGACGAATGCTTTTGACTACTGTTGAAACAATTCAACAAGTAATTCCATTCTACGAAGCAATTCAGAGAAGAAAACAAGAAGTTGAATTGGAACTAGAATAA
- a CDS encoding MBL fold metallo-hydrolase has protein sequence MNLIIFVLIPLVLSLGIVSTEAFAVENNQICIDKVWIENNKGKIACVTPSTASALVERGWGTILEDSTNMQVIASMFAVHPEKMRTAAALPETSMGPQIDYSKGYLVEEIKDGLYWVTDGAYQAMFLTTGQGVIVVDAPPSIGENYLKAIAEVTEEPVTHVIYSHTHNDHVGSISMFPDDAVYIAHQEITDTLSKRNDPNRPVPTVTFEDKYALEVGNQKLELAYYGPMHEPGNIFIYAPNQKVLMLVDVIFPGWTPFKDLAMAQDVTEFLAAHDKVLEYDFDTFIGGHLTRLGTPEDVEIQKEYFEDIQTSADKANQEISFMAIGQEVGFSNPWLVFQIYADSITQQCTDEIVPKWIDRLGGVDLFTYDHCWKISESQRID, from the coding sequence GTGAACCTGATAATTTTTGTATTAATTCCTCTTGTTTTGTCATTGGGTATAGTTTCAACAGAAGCATTTGCAGTTGAAAATAATCAAATATGCATTGACAAAGTTTGGATAGAAAACAACAAAGGAAAAATTGCATGTGTTACACCATCTACTGCATCCGCATTAGTAGAACGTGGATGGGGAACGATTCTAGAAGATTCTACTAACATGCAAGTTATAGCATCCATGTTTGCGGTTCATCCTGAAAAAATGAGAACTGCAGCAGCACTTCCAGAAACTTCAATGGGCCCTCAAATTGATTATTCTAAAGGATATTTGGTTGAGGAAATTAAAGACGGGCTTTACTGGGTAACTGATGGCGCATATCAAGCAATGTTTCTAACAACTGGTCAAGGAGTAATTGTAGTTGACGCCCCTCCATCTATTGGAGAAAACTATCTCAAAGCAATAGCAGAAGTTACTGAAGAACCAGTAACCCATGTAATTTACAGTCATACTCACAATGATCATGTTGGTTCAATCAGTATGTTCCCTGATGATGCAGTATACATTGCACATCAAGAAATTACTGATACTCTATCAAAAAGAAATGATCCTAACAGACCAGTACCAACTGTAACGTTTGAAGACAAATACGCACTAGAGGTTGGAAATCAAAAATTAGAATTAGCATATTATGGGCCAATGCATGAACCTGGAAACATCTTCATCTATGCACCAAATCAAAAAGTTTTGATGTTAGTTGATGTGATATTTCCTGGATGGACTCCATTCAAGGATTTAGCAATGGCACAAGATGTAACAGAATTTCTTGCAGCACATGACAAAGTTCTAGAATATGATTTTGATACATTTATTGGAGGTCATCTTACACGTCTAGGAACCCCTGAAGATGTAGAAATTCAAAAAGAATACTTTGAAGATATTCAAACAAGTGCTGATAAAGCAAACCAGGAAATCTCCTTTATGGCAATAGGACAGGAAGTCGGTTTCTCAAATCCTTGGCTAGTATTCCAAATCTATGCTGATTCTATAACACAACAATGTACTGATGAAATTGTTCCAAAATGGATTGATAGACTTGGTGGTGTTGATTTGTTCACTTATGATCACTGCTGGAAGATTTCAGAATCTCAAAGAATCGATTAA
- the rpsB gene encoding 30S ribosomal protein S2, translating into MSELTEKTDIKKKVLATGIRVGTQVKTKFMKPFITKASPEGLYMLDLDITLERIKTAAKFINRLGTDNLIVCSARQYAETPIEKFCEMLDSKNLLRRFMPGTLTNPSLPYYIEPKLVLISDPQVDEQAIIEATNAGIPIIGIANTDNITSNLDVIIPANNRGRKALATVYWLLVRQILIERGELKEDEAMKYEIDDFETKATEEEIE; encoded by the coding sequence ATGAGTGAACTAACTGAGAAAACAGACATCAAAAAAAAGGTTCTAGCTACCGGAATTAGGGTAGGAACACAAGTAAAGACAAAATTCATGAAACCATTCATCACAAAAGCTAGTCCCGAAGGGCTCTACATGCTTGATTTAGACATCACACTAGAGCGCATTAAAACAGCAGCAAAATTCATCAATAGACTAGGAACAGATAATCTCATTGTATGTTCTGCAAGACAATACGCAGAAACACCCATTGAAAAGTTCTGTGAGATGCTAGATTCAAAGAATCTTTTAAGAAGATTCATGCCAGGCACATTAACAAATCCATCACTGCCATATTATATTGAACCAAAACTAGTTTTGATTTCAGATCCACAAGTTGATGAACAAGCAATTATTGAAGCAACTAATGCAGGAATTCCAATCATAGGCATTGCAAATACAGACAACATTACATCAAACCTAGATGTGATCATTCCAGCAAACAATAGAGGAAGAAAAGCTCTTGCAACTGTTTATTGGTTATTGGTTCGTCAAATTCTAATCGAACGTGGTGAATTAAAAGAGGATGAAGCAATGAAGTATGAAATTGATGATTTTGAGACAAAAGCTACTGAAGAGGAAATAGAATAA
- a CDS encoding RNA-binding protein, producing the protein MTLKNVKSSLNKIAKSLGEIQDSREFLLKNTREIVILCSKSIIAVHKGDLVNGKKNLNKAGKLLKMYKKKATGDLRRYLITPEQEFVEAACLIAIVEQKEIPSDKMLSVMPESYVLGLLDCVGELKRQVFDKIRIGEIDESIRIFDTMENLYLQLYTFSMYDKVVKEARRKVDVNRILVDDVRSVITEEKRRMELIKVLEKLQK; encoded by the coding sequence ATGACATTAAAGAACGTCAAATCATCGCTTAATAAAATTGCAAAAAGTTTAGGAGAGATTCAAGATTCAAGGGAATTTTTATTAAAAAATACAAGAGAGATAGTCATTTTATGTAGCAAATCAATCATTGCAGTACATAAAGGAGATTTAGTGAATGGAAAAAAGAATTTGAACAAAGCAGGGAAATTATTGAAGATGTATAAGAAAAAAGCAACTGGAGATCTGCGAAGGTATCTAATTACTCCAGAGCAAGAATTTGTAGAGGCTGCATGTCTTATTGCAATTGTAGAACAAAAAGAAATACCTTCAGATAAAATGTTATCAGTAATGCCAGAATCATATGTACTGGGATTATTAGATTGTGTAGGCGAATTAAAAAGACAAGTGTTTGATAAAATTAGAATTGGTGAAATAGATGAATCAATAAGGATTTTTGATACAATGGAAAATTTGTATCTTCAACTATACACATTTTCAATGTATGATAAAGTCGTTAAAGAAGCTCGAAGAAAGGTAGATGTTAATAGAATACTTGTAGATGATGTGAGATCGGTAATAACAGAAGAGAAGAGAAGAATGGAATTAATCAAAGTTTTAGAAAAATTACAAAAATAA
- the mvk gene encoding mevalonate kinase: MKSKASAPGKVILFGEHFVVYGIKAVLCAINKRITVTAEKVDGDKISIKSNIGNLELGPNKSISEINSPLKPFYYLADKMIKNQSTGIDIKIESDIPLGVGLGSSSACCVAGAAAISRLFKDTTKKEILEMAIEAEKTIFENTSGADCTVCTYGGIMEYDKKNGFTKIESQPNFHLVIANSNTEHSTKSIVAKVKKFKDRNEEEFSRLCDNESRLVEDVLKLLKINNVEELGSKITENQKYLETIGVSNNKLKDMIQVGQKVSFGAKITGAGGGGCIFALTDTSNLDQTMNEFQSKNYDCFSVKIDFKGLDTF; this comes from the coding sequence TTGAAATCTAAAGCTTCAGCTCCAGGAAAAGTGATTCTTTTTGGAGAGCATTTTGTAGTATATGGAATCAAAGCAGTTCTTTGTGCAATAAATAAAAGAATCACAGTAACGGCTGAAAAAGTTGATGGGGACAAGATATCAATAAAATCAAACATAGGGAATTTAGAATTAGGTCCAAATAAATCAATTTCAGAAATTAATTCACCATTAAAACCATTTTATTATTTAGCAGACAAAATGATAAAAAATCAAAGCACTGGAATTGACATTAAGATAGAATCAGATATTCCGTTAGGAGTTGGGTTGGGTTCTTCATCTGCATGCTGTGTTGCAGGTGCTGCTGCAATTTCTAGATTATTTAAAGATACAACCAAAAAGGAAATTTTAGAAATGGCAATTGAAGCTGAAAAGACAATTTTTGAAAATACATCTGGAGCTGACTGTACTGTATGCACATATGGAGGAATAATGGAGTATGATAAAAAAAATGGATTTACCAAAATAGAATCCCAACCTAATTTCCATCTTGTAATAGCAAATTCAAATACAGAACATTCCACAAAATCAATAGTTGCAAAAGTAAAAAAATTCAAAGATAGAAATGAAGAAGAGTTTTCCAGATTATGTGATAATGAATCAAGACTAGTTGAAGATGTTTTAAAACTATTAAAAATTAATAATGTTGAGGAATTGGGCAGTAAAATAACAGAGAATCAAAAGTATCTTGAAACAATAGGAGTCTCAAACAATAAATTAAAAGATATGATCCAGGTGGGTCAAAAAGTATCTTTTGGTGCAAAAATTACAGGTGCAGGAGGCGGTGGTTGTATTTTTGCCTTGACAGACACATCAAATTTAGATCAAACCATGAATGAATTTCAATCTAAAAACTATGATTGTTTTTCAGTAAAAATTGATTTTAAAGGACTGGATACTTTTTAA